One Brassica napus cultivar Da-Ae chromosome C2, Da-Ae, whole genome shotgun sequence DNA window includes the following coding sequences:
- the LOC106383031 gene encoding uncharacterized protein LOC106383031 → MKGGTVSFLFVLLISTFTSIFCFRDGMLPNGDFELGPKPSDMKGTQVINKNAIPSWELTGFVEYIKSGQKQGDMLLVVPAGKFAVRLGNEASIKQRLNVTKGMYYSLTFSAARTCAQDERLNISVAPDSGVIPIQTVYSSSGWDLYAWAFQAESNVAEIVIHNPGEEEDPACGPLIDGVAIKALYPPRPTNKNILKNGGFEEGPYLLPNSTTGVLIPPFIEDDHSPLPAWMIESLKAVKYVDVEHFSVPQGRRAVELVAGKESAIAQVARTIIGKTYVLSFAVGDANNACEGSMIVEAFAGRDTLKVPYESKGKGGFKRATLRFVAVSTRTRVMFYSTFYAMRSDDFSSLCGPVIDDVKLLSVRKA, encoded by the exons ATGAAAGGAGGCACCGTCTCGTTTCTCTTCGTTCTTCTCATCTCCACCTTCACCTCCATTTTCTGCTTCCGTGATG GGATGTTACCAAACGGTGATTTTGAGCTAGGACCAAAACCATCAGACATGAAAGGAACACAAGTGATAAACAAGAACGCTATTCCAAGCTGGGAGCTTACAGGCTTCGTCGAATACATAAAATCCGGTCAAAAACAAGGAGACATGCTCCTAGTAGTCCCTGCCGGAAAATTCGCCGTCCGGCTAGGAAACGAAGCATCGATCAAACAGAGACTTAACGTGACCAAAGGAATGTATTACTCGCTCACGTTCAGTGCCGCAAGGACTTGTGCTCAAGACGAACGGCTCAACATATCGGTGGCCCCTGACTCGGGCGTCATTCCTATACAGACTGTGTACAGTAGCAGTGGATGGGACCTATACGCTTGGGCGTTTCAAGCTGAGAGTAACGTGGCAGAGATCGTGATTCACAATCCTGGCGAGGAAGAAGATCCTGCTTGTGGACCACTTATTGATGGTGTTGCCATCAAGGCTCTATACCCTCCAAGACCTACCAATA aGAACATATTGAAAAATGGAGGATTCGAAGAAGGTCCCTATCTACTCCCAAACTCCACAACCGGCGTTCTGATTCCTCCATTCATAGAAGATGACCACTCTCCTTTACCCGCTTGGATGATAGAATCCCTCAAAGCCGTCAAATACGTTGACGTCGAACACTTCTCAGTCCCACAAGGCCGTAGAGCCGTCGAGCTAGTTGCAGGGAAAGAAAGCGCGATCGCTCAGGTGGCTAGGACCATCATAGGGAAGACATACGTGCTTTCTTTTGCGGTTGGAGACGCGAACAACGCGTGCGAAGGCTCGATGATAGTCGAGGCGTTTGCGGGAAGAGACACGTTAAAGGTTCCTTACGAGTCGAAAGGGAAGGGAGGTTTCAAACGCGCTACTTTGCGGTTTGTGGCGGTTTCGACCCGCACGAGGGTTATGTTTTACAGCACGTTTTATGCGATGAGAAGCGATGATTTCTCGTCGCTGTGTGGTCCCGTGATCGACGATGTTAAGCTCCTCAGCGTTCGCAAGGCTTAA
- the LOC125581402 gene encoding polyadenylate-binding protein-interacting protein 5-like isoform X2, giving the protein MDGLATRSMQGREQIFMPKTSSEMAYKQIRDDDDLDMEMDIDMDIEYLLVTFSGLSQESITDVYLANSGDLEATIEMLNQLEIYSTEAQEHLPETLDIGDLCESGPSSSKASTRKKAATEIAVSSPSVVIPNATVSA; this is encoded by the exons ATGGATGGTTTGGCCACACGTAGCATGCAGGGACGAGAGCAGATATTCATGCCCAAGACATCCTCTGAAATGGCATACAAGCAAATAagggatgatgatgatttggatATGGAGATGGATATAGACATGGACATTGAATACCTTCTGGTTACATTCTCTGGTCTCTCACAAGAGTCTATAACTGATGTTTACCTGGCCAATAGCGGTGATCTTGAAGCAACCATTGAGATGCTGAATCAGCTTGAG ATATACAGCACTGAAGCTCAAGAACACCTCCCAGAGACGTTGGATATTGGGGATCTCTGTGAATCAGGGCCATCAAGCTCAAAGGCGTCAACACGAAAGAAGGCAGCTACAGAAATCGCTGTATCGTCACCATCGGTGGTTATTCCTAATGCAACTGTATCAGCCTGA
- the LOC125581401 gene encoding FCS-Like Zinc finger 10-like has product MSQHPNNQMASGSVFYLTKPESSGLKNNTISSCVSDYEAAWSPTSPLEFILFPSLVNPFGGSSLSSIRKTHKKSWDSGKVGLSIVDSLDDDHHTESSRILLPSPDSKNIIFESMVRTRNTFVNNNNNACLESVDSKEMKRRCCGIKKESIFVIAPLDLTTITDVLVLPPNDFLSSCFFCNKKLGMGKDIYMYRGYKAFCSIECRLEVIHQDEKMEEEEAKSGSSSE; this is encoded by the exons ATGTCTCAGCATCCCAACAATCAAATGGCTTCTGGTTCTGTTTTCTATTTGACTAAACCGGAGTCTTCAGGGCTTAAAAACAACACAATCAGCTCTTGTGTATCTGATTACGAAGCAGCTTGGAGCCCAACATCTCCGTTGGAGTTCATTTTGTTCCCTAGTTTAGTGAATCCCTTTGGTGGATCTTCTTTGAGTTCAATCCGGAAAACGCATAAAAAGAGCTGGGATTCTGGAAAAGTAGGCTTGAGTATAGTGGATTCTCTTGATGATGATCATCACACTGAATCATCAAGGATTCTTCTTCCATCACCTGATAGTAAAAACATCATCTTTGAGTCAATGGTGAGAACTAGGAACACTtttgtcaacaacaacaacaatgcgTGTCTGGAGTCGGTAGATAGTAAGGAGATGAAGAGACGTTGTTGTGGTATCAAGAAAGAGAGCATTTTTGTTATTGCTCCTCTTGACTTGACAACGATTACTGATGTGTTAGTGTTACCTCCCAATGACTTCTTGAGCTCCTGCTTCTTTTGCAATAAGAAGTTGGGTATGGGGAAAGATATATACATGTACAG AGGATACAAAGCTTTCTGCAGTATTGAGTGTCGTTTAGAGGTGATTCATCAGGATGAGAaaatggaggaagaagaagccaagtctGGCTCTTCTTCAGAGTAG
- the LOC125581723 gene encoding uncharacterized protein LOC125581723, giving the protein MDVNSGSNTSFLFDSWSPLGSLIELTGERGTMDLGIPLNSTVERAIQLYRPKRHRVSILQLIDKEIGVLKNRGLNQQDDICLWKRENGDFKEGFSTAQTWNITRAQSPSVSWFKGVWFPGATPKFSFLIWIAIHNRLSTGDRILRWNPQAVSTCWLCKTAPETRDHLFFECAYSQEVWLKTIKNLAGNRRSCDWSSVVQVVVNGFHGRIVTFLLRYCFQAVAYALWHERNVRRVSEPSLPARCLVARLDKLVRNRITSLRRKKGGKYEKAMKVWFSRS; this is encoded by the coding sequence ATGGATGTTAATAGTGGCTCAAATACTTCTTTCTTGTTTGATAGTTGGTCGCCGCTGGGGAGTCTAATTGAGCTAACAGGGGAACGAGGCACAATGGATCTGGGTATTCCTCTAAATAGTACGGTGGAAAGGGCTATACAGCTATACCGGCCAAAGAGACATAGAGTATCCATTCTTCAGTTGATTGATAAAGAGATTGGGGTGTTGAAAAACAGAGGATTGAATCAGCAGGATGATATATGTCTTTGGAAGAGAGAAAATGGGGATTTTAAAGAAGGTTTCTCCACGGCGCAAACTTGGAACATTACTAGAGCTCAGTCACCGAGTGTCTCTTGGTTCAAAGGAGTATGGTTTCCTGGTGCTACTCCAAAGTTTTCTTTCCTCATATGGATTGCAATACATAATAGACTATCAACAGGAGACAGGATTTTAAGATGGAATCCTCAGGCTGTATCTACATGCTGGTTGTGTAAAACGGCTCCTGAAACGAGGGATCATTTGTTCTTTGAGTGTGCTTATTCACAAGAAGTTTGGTTGAAGACTATCAAGAACCTAGCAGGTAACAGAAGAAGTTGTGATTGGTCTAGTGTGGTTCAAGTGGTGGTGAATGGATTCCATGGTAGGATTGTGACTTTTCTTCTTCGCTATTGTTTTCAAGCTGTCGCATATGCATTATGGCATGAACGAAACGTGAGAAGGGTGAGTGAACCTTCTTTGCCTGCCCGTTGTCTAGTTGCTCGATTGGATAAGTTGGTCAGGAACAGGATCACGTCTTTGAGGAGGAAGAAAGGAGGAAAATATGAGAAGGCAATGAAGGTTTGGTTTAGTAGAAGCTAA
- the LOC125581402 gene encoding polyadenylate-binding protein-interacting protein 5-like isoform X1 produces the protein MKPGGTFALNPHAASYVPLSKRVDDMDGLATRSMQGREQIFMPKTSSEMAYKQIRDDDDLDMEMDIDMDIEYLLVTFSGLSQESITDVYLANSGDLEATIEMLNQLEIYSTEAQEHLPETLDIGDLCESGPSSSKASTRKKAATEIAVSSPSVVIPNATVSA, from the exons ATGAAGCCAGGTGGAACGTTTGCATTGAATCCCCATGCAGCATCATACGTACCACTCTCTAAAAGAGTGGATGATATGGATGGTTTGGCCACACGTAGCATGCAGGGACGAGAGCAGATATTCATGCCCAAGACATCCTCTGAAATGGCATACAAGCAAATAagggatgatgatgatttggatATGGAGATGGATATAGACATGGACATTGAATACCTTCTGGTTACATTCTCTGGTCTCTCACAAGAGTCTATAACTGATGTTTACCTGGCCAATAGCGGTGATCTTGAAGCAACCATTGAGATGCTGAATCAGCTTGAG ATATACAGCACTGAAGCTCAAGAACACCTCCCAGAGACGTTGGATATTGGGGATCTCTGTGAATCAGGGCCATCAAGCTCAAAGGCGTCAACACGAAAGAAGGCAGCTACAGAAATCGCTGTATCGTCACCATCGGTGGTTATTCCTAATGCAACTGTATCAGCCTGA